The Candidatus Methanoperedens sp. DNA window GGACATGTCCGTTCCGCCTGTGATGTGCAGCAGGCAGCCGGTTGCGCCCTTCGTGTCAACATCAAGCAGCGGGTGGTTCAGTGCCGCTCTCACGACTTCCTTTGCCTTGTCCTGTCCTTTTGCTTCTCCGACCAGCATTACCGCAAGTCCTCCGCCTTTCATTATAGCCCTGACATCAGCATAGTCAAGGTTTATCAATGACGGCTGGGTTATGGTTTCAGCTATCCCTTTTACGGTTTCTGATATAAGCTGGTCCATTACCGAGAATGCCTGGTCGATCGGGAGATTGGGCACATAATCGAGCAGCCTGTTGTTGTCAAGTACAATAACTGTATCTGCTGCTTTTCTCAATTCATCCAGACCTTCTTCTGCCTTGAACATCCTTGACCGCTCAACCTTGAACGGGCTTGTAACCATCCCGATTACGATGGCGCCCTGGTCTTTGGCAACCTGAGCAACCACAGGCGCAACGCCTGTACCGGTTCCGCCGCCCATACCTGCTGTGATAAATACGAGGTTTGCCTCCTTCAAGATATCTTCAAGCGTCCCTCTTGCAAGTTCGGCTGCCCTTTTCCCGACTTCCGGGAAACCGCCCGCGCCAAGTCCGCGTGTTATCGATTTGCCGATTAGGATTTTCTTGTCTGCCTGGGTAATATCCAGGTGAATCTTGTCTGTGTTTATTGCGATGGTTTCTGCGCCGGCTACCCCGATGTTATAAAGTCGGTTTACTGTATTATTGCCGCCGCCTCCGCATCCCACAACAACGATTTTTGGTGTTCCGAAATCTTCTACTTCTTCAGCTCCGCCTGTCGCCGCTTGCTTTAACAGTTGTTCTTTTTCTGCCATTTTAAGTGCATCTTGTACGAATGATTCCATATTATTCATCCCCTCGGATTGTTTTCTATTGCTCCTCTTTCAAGCGCAGGAAAGCATCTGCATTTTTTGATTGCTCCTGTGCTTTATCGAACAATTTCATCCTTCCAACCAATTTTTCACTTCGCTGATCGATTAAATCTCTGATAGCCGTCCTGATTGCTTCGCTAGCGGACGGAAATTCTCCATACTCCACCAATACGTCGATCATTTTTAATTGCTGTTCCGGGAGCCTTAGTGTTACTCTTTGCATTTTGGTAACTCCCTGTGGGAGGTTAGATGGCGCGCACCTGTGTACCCTCAGTACGACAATTGTCCGCCATTTGTCTGACATACTGTCTGACACCAAGGTATATAAAACTATCGTTAGGGGTTTATTTAAAATGAAAATTTATGCTCTGCTGCTTGATTTTGTGTTTTGCCAGATTAAATTACCCCTGTTTCCAGTCCATCATGCTGATAATGGAACCGCGCCATGATAGGAATACTGCACAACGGCGAGAAGTATGTCCGCTATTATAATTATAAGTACTATATTAATATAAGGCTTATGAAAATAGTCTATGATTTCATTTAAAGATTTATCCATATTTATAATTGGAATCTCTGAGTTATTAGCAAGTTCCTTAGCTAATGTAAATTCAGAACCCATAATTTTTATGCAGTTAAAATATACCCAATATGGACAAGCCAAGAATGGTTCTTTTTGAAACATTTTTTGATATTGGGTTTCAACACCTTCACTTAAAACTGCATCAATTTTATAGCGATTAAATATATTACTTAAATCGCTTTTAGATTTTTTACTGCTATGAACCGTGCCATATAAATATAATGTTGGCTTTTTCATTCATGATTAATACGGAAGTCAATTACATAAATTTATCTAAATTTTATTCTACTCTCATAAAAATCCATCTCCCGCTCTCGACTGTCATTATCGTTATGCCCCAATACACGAGCGCCCCGCTTCCGTGCGCACCGCCAGAGGTGCGATAAGCCCGCTGATGGGATGGCGCGCCAGAGCGATGGGATGAATCGATAACCAGAAAGAAATAAACCTATTTATGCCATTAGGATCATTACTATATTGGTGAGAATATGAAATCTGGATTTGATTCCACTGTAGTTGATAACATGCCAGGCGTTTTAAAAGCAACAATTCATCTGGCTGTCATTAAAGCCAAAAAATCTCCTCTCATAGAGTTTCTGCAGAAAAAAATAAAGAGAGAAGTTGATATTAATGAAGTCAGAAGCAGGCTTGCCAAAATAAGCGATTCCCTTTCACAAGAAATAATCGAAGGCAGATCTGAAAGAACATGAAGTTCTATTTTCTTGATACGAGCGCGCTTGTAAAGAGGTATCATTCTGAAAAAGGAACGGACAAGATAGACGAGATTTTTTCTGAAGACGATAGGGCAATAGTTATCTCAAGCATATCCATAACCGAGTTGGTTTCCGCGCTTAACAGAAAAAAGGAAGATAAAATAATAACCAAAGAAGATCTGGATATTGCACTATCAAAATTTTTCCATGATGCAATAAAGGATTTTCTTGTTCTTGAGCTTGATGAGGAACATATTAAAGATAGCATAATGCTGGTATTGAAAAGAAACATAAGAACTCTGGACTCACTGCAGCTTGCGGTTGCTCTCAGCCTGAAAAAGCTTAAAGTTACTTTTGTCTGCGCTGACAAAAAACTTGCTTCTGTTGCGGAAAAGGAAGGATTGCAGACTATAAATCCGGAAATATAGAGATATTCTATCTTCGCCGTTTGCCGTATACCTTTCTAACTTAATTTTCAATCGTCGTACATGTCCCAAGACGGGAGCGCCCCCGCTTCCTGGCGCGCCGCTCACAGGTGCAAGACAAGACCGCAT harbors:
- the ftsZ gene encoding cell division protein FtsZ; amino-acid sequence: MESFVQDALKMAEKEQLLKQAATGGAEEVEDFGTPKIVVVGCGGGGNNTVNRLYNIGVAGAETIAINTDKIHLDITQADKKILIGKSITRGLGAGGFPEVGKRAAELARGTLEDILKEANLVFITAGMGGGTGTGVAPVVAQVAKDQGAIVIGMVTSPFKVERSRMFKAEEGLDELRKAADTVIVLDNNRLLDYVPNLPIDQAFSVMDQLISETVKGIAETITQPSLINLDYADVRAIMKGGGLAVMLVGEAKGQDKAKEVVRAALNHPLLDVDTKGATGCLLHITGGTDMSLHEAEQIASSLTYELDSHANVIWGARVKKEYEGKVRCMAIMTGIHSAQIMGPKSEAISASSPAFEERIRVPAGRNKGSIIDQIM
- a CDS encoding ribbon-helix-helix domain-containing protein, yielding MQRVTLRLPEQQLKMIDVLVEYGEFPSASEAIRTAIRDLIDQRSEKLVGRMKLFDKAQEQSKNADAFLRLKEEQ
- a CDS encoding type II toxin-antitoxin system VapC family toxin — protein: MKFYFLDTSALVKRYHSEKGTDKIDEIFSEDDRAIVISSISITELVSALNRKKEDKIITKEDLDIALSKFFHDAIKDFLVLELDEEHIKDSIMLVLKRNIRTLDSLQLAVALSLKKLKVTFVCADKKLASVAEKEGLQTINPEI